The following proteins come from a genomic window of Campylobacter coli 76339:
- a CDS encoding Putative periplasmic protein: MKKIIYSLAASLVLVTGLSAVSFNQDSLKVGFEGYKTESMVGVAGEFKEVKYKFSKNTNTLASYLKGASAIVKPSSAFMGEGNDVITDNITKVFFPNLLGNSDIKVVFKDIVAGDNKGVISARVTIDKKSTLIPLSYTIENDKFVAKGQLDLHTFKNSSQALKALSDAAPGHGGISWPLVDIVFSADVVQ, from the coding sequence ATGAAAAAAATTATTTACAGTCTTGCAGCCTCTTTGGTGCTTGTAACGGGTTTAAGTGCTGTTTCTTTTAATCAAGACAGTTTAAAAGTTGGTTTTGAAGGATATAAAACCGAGAGTATGGTAGGGGTAGCTGGAGAATTTAAAGAAGTTAAATATAAATTTTCTAAAAATACCAATACTTTAGCAAGCTATCTAAAAGGAGCGAGTGCTATAGTAAAACCAAGTAGTGCTTTCATGGGTGAGGGTAATGATGTTATTACAGATAATATCACTAAAGTATTTTTCCCTAACTTGCTTGGAAATTCAGATATTAAAGTGGTTTTTAAAGATATAGTTGCAGGAGATAACAAAGGTGTAATTTCAGCTAGAGTAACTATCGATAAAAAAAGCACACTGATACCTTTAAGCTACACTATAGAAAATGATAAATTTGTAGCTAAAGGACAGCTAGATCTACATACTTTTAAAAATAGCTCTCAAGCTTTAAAGGCTTTAAGTGATGCTGCACCAGGACATGGTGGAATTTCATGGCCATTAGTAGATATCGTTTTTAGTGCTGATGTAGTACAGTAA
- a CDS encoding rRNA small subunit 7-methylguanosine (m7G) methyltransferase GidB, translating into MNLDFLNLILSDFNEEDFRAKLKIYKELLNKFNRIHNLTQLKNIDENILDSIEILKYFDFSKAKNIVDIGSGAGFPAIFLAFILPSDFHLFEPNPKKAAFLRSIKIECDLTNLTIHKEKVENYKSVFKADIITSRALMDVKPLMKLCLNISDQKTIFILWKGSEVFGEVEGLKDYDIFENGLRRYCILKNIQSGINTTL; encoded by the coding sequence TTGAATTTGGATTTTTTAAATTTAATTTTATCTGATTTTAACGAAGAAGATTTTAGAGCCAAGCTTAAAATCTATAAAGAGCTTCTAAATAAATTCAACCGTATTCATAATCTTACCCAATTAAAAAATATAGATGAAAATATTTTAGACAGTATTGAAATTCTTAAATATTTTGATTTTTCTAAAGCAAAAAATATAGTCGATATCGGTAGTGGCGCTGGTTTTCCTGCTATTTTTTTAGCCTTTATCTTGCCAAGTGATTTTCATCTTTTTGAACCCAATCCAAAAAAAGCTGCATTTTTAAGAAGCATCAAAATAGAATGCGATTTAACAAATTTAACCATACATAAAGAAAAAGTTGAAAATTACAAGAGTGTTTTTAAAGCAGATATCATCACTTCAAGGGCTCTTATGGATGTAAAACCCTTAATGAAGCTTTGTTTAAATATAAGCGATCAAAAAACAATTTTTATACTTTGGAAAGGTAGTGAAGTTTTTGGTGAAGTGGAAGGACTGAAAGATTATGATATTTTTGAAAATGGCTTAAGAAGATATTGTATTTTAAAAAATATCCAAAGTGGTATAAATACCACTTTGTGA
- a CDS encoding putative transcriptional regulator (lysR family) — translation MKIKDMEIFLDLLNTQSPTNTANNFGITQPNVSIIIKNLEQDLGGVLFERLGKKLLPTPKALYLGKIWLKLVQDYYKSLEELNDENTLLGEIKIAATQSIAEHFLAPILFDFKSEFNNVKIHFQTQNSKECLNLLKNGDIEFTIIEAELNPTLIDHEGLKMQFWKKDELIVASSDKKLSQKEFYIDELLDQKWILRETGSGLRDKFLNEIGDVSKKLKIFLEIDRMSAIKELVIQKNAISIFSKKSIEKELKNSILYEVKLKNINLWRNFYTLKRKNYNFNRALEKFEKMFK, via the coding sequence ATGAAAATCAAAGATATGGAAATTTTTTTAGATCTTTTAAATACCCAAAGTCCTACAAATACAGCCAATAATTTTGGCATTACGCAACCTAATGTTTCCATTATTATTAAAAATTTAGAACAAGACTTAGGTGGAGTATTATTTGAAAGACTAGGAAAAAAGCTTTTGCCCACTCCAAAGGCTTTGTATTTGGGTAAAATTTGGCTAAAACTAGTACAAGATTATTACAAAAGTTTAGAGGAGCTTAATGATGAAAATACCCTTTTAGGAGAAATCAAAATTGCTGCCACTCAAAGTATAGCTGAACATTTTCTTGCTCCTATTTTGTTTGATTTTAAATCCGAATTTAACAATGTTAAAATACATTTTCAAACTCAAAATTCAAAAGAATGTTTAAATTTATTAAAAAATGGGGATATAGAATTCACTATCATTGAAGCAGAACTTAATCCTACTCTAATAGATCATGAAGGATTAAAAATGCAATTTTGGAAAAAAGATGAACTCATAGTTGCTAGTAGCGACAAAAAATTAAGCCAAAAAGAATTTTATATCGATGAATTGCTTGATCAAAAATGGATTTTACGCGAAACAGGTTCGGGGCTAAGAGATAAATTTCTAAACGAAATAGGCGATGTTTCTAAAAAACTTAAAATTTTTTTAGAAATTGATAGAATGTCTGCCATTAAAGAACTAGTCATCCAAAAAAATGCTATTTCTATTTTTTCAAAAAAAAGCATAGAAAAAGAATTGAAAAATTCAATCCTATATGAAGTAAAATTAAAAAATATCAATCTTTGGCGTAATTTTTATACCTTAAAAAGAAAAAATTATAATTTCAACCGAGCTTTAGAAAAATTTGAAAAAATGTTTAAATAA
- a CDS encoding Putative membrane protein YeiH, whose translation MIKKLEHLKNMLISNFKGLALTAFIVVFAMYLSSVQSIKDTTHLAAAAFAIIIGALLSPWFFKYQHHLQAGVHFSAKKLLRLGIVLYGFNITLTELLSVGLKGFMLSMIVIFFIFTLSLIIGVKVFKLDKETSMLVGAGSAICGAAAVLALESSLKSDPFKGILAVGTVVIFGLVFMFLYPIAFSLDLFPYFNQHAMGVFMGATLHEVANVAGAAEMAKDMANFDQSASNVAVIIKMMRVILLVPFLLIVTYFFAKNQHSSNGKTAKSINIPYFAFAFLGMIVINTYLASKQTFLGISTSDIISFGKLLCTLCIVFAMAALGLQIDFKKFLKSGSRVFGLAFVLGIVLIFGGYFLTLSFQGILW comes from the coding sequence ATGATAAAAAAATTAGAGCATTTAAAAAATATGCTGATTTCAAATTTTAAAGGCTTGGCTCTTACGGCTTTTATAGTAGTTTTTGCGATGTACCTTTCAAGTGTTCAAAGTATTAAAGATACAACCCATTTGGCAGCAGCTGCTTTTGCTATCATTATAGGAGCATTGCTTTCACCTTGGTTTTTTAAATACCAACATCATTTACAAGCAGGAGTGCATTTTAGCGCTAAAAAACTTTTAAGATTAGGTATTGTTTTATATGGTTTTAATATTACTTTAACCGAACTTTTAAGTGTGGGGCTTAAAGGATTTATGCTTTCTATGATAGTTATATTTTTCATTTTTACCTTATCTTTGATTATAGGTGTGAAGGTTTTTAAATTAGATAAAGAAACTTCTATGCTAGTAGGTGCTGGTAGTGCTATTTGTGGAGCAGCCGCTGTTTTAGCTTTAGAATCAAGCTTAAAAAGCGATCCATTTAAAGGAATTTTAGCTGTTGGTACAGTGGTGATCTTTGGACTTGTTTTTATGTTTTTATATCCTATAGCCTTTTCTTTGGATCTTTTTCCTTATTTTAATCAGCATGCTATGGGTGTATTTATGGGTGCAACTTTACATGAAGTAGCCAATGTTGCAGGAGCTGCTGAAATGGCAAAAGATATGGCAAATTTTGATCAAAGCGCTTCGAATGTTGCCGTTATTATAAAAATGATGAGAGTGATTTTGCTTGTGCCTTTTTTATTGATCGTAACTTATTTTTTTGCTAAAAACCAACATTCAAGCAATGGAAAAACAGCAAAAAGTATAAACATTCCTTATTTTGCATTTGCTTTTTTAGGGATGATTGTTATAAATACTTATTTGGCAAGCAAGCAAACTTTTCTTGGAATTTCTACAAGTGATATTATATCTTTTGGAAAATTACTTTGTACTCTTTGTATTGTTTTTGCCATGGCGGCTTTAGGGCTTCAAATTGACTTTAAAAAATTTTTAAAAAGTGGCTCAAGGGTTTTTGGTTTGGCTTTTGTTTTAGGAATTGTTTTAATTTTTGGAGGATATTTTTTAACTCTATCTTTTCAAGGGATACTTTGGTAA
- a CDS encoding GTP cyclohydrolase II — protein sequence MNIKISEIANLPSKWGSFQIQSFKEGEKEHLCIFKNTPQDILNLRIHSECLTGDALGSLKCDCGEQLEFSLKYIEKHGGMVIYLRQEGRGIGLFNKVNAYALQDKGFDTIKANHQLGFKADERTYEIVEFILKHYKISKVNLLTNNPQKIHSIQDKIMARVPILINPNRFNANYLEVKQNQMGHLF from the coding sequence ATGAATATAAAAATTTCAGAAATTGCAAATCTACCTAGCAAATGGGGTAGTTTTCAAATTCAAAGCTTCAAAGAAGGAGAAAAAGAACATTTATGCATATTTAAAAATACTCCACAAGATATCCTAAATTTAAGAATTCATTCAGAATGTTTAACGGGGGATGCTTTAGGAAGCTTAAAATGCGATTGCGGAGAACAACTTGAATTTTCATTAAAATATATAGAAAAACATGGCGGAATGGTAATTTACCTAAGACAAGAAGGACGTGGAATCGGACTTTTTAATAAAGTCAATGCCTATGCTTTACAAGATAAAGGTTTTGATACTATAAAGGCTAATCATCAATTGGGTTTTAAAGCGGATGAAAGAACTTATGAAATAGTGGAATTTATACTAAAACATTATAAAATTTCTAAGGTTAATTTACTTACCAACAATCCACAAAAAATTCATTCTATACAAGATAAGATTATGGCGCGTGTTCCTATACTTATAAATCCTAATCGTTTCAATGCAAATTATTTAGAGGTAAAACAAAATCAAATGGGGCATTTATTTTGA